CAATGTTTTTATGCTTCATCAATGCCTGCGCTGATTCGATAGTCGGGTTCGAGATACAGGTCACAAGGTCAGGCGGTCCGCCCGCTTCAACAATCGCATCATGCACCAGCTTGGCCATTTCGGCAGAGACATTCTTCGCCGCCGGATGAGGATTAAACACCACCGCGTTGCCACCGGAGACAATCGAGATTGAGTTATTCAGGATTGTGGAGGGAGGGTTGGTGGAAGGTGTAATACTCCCCACCACACCCCAGGGGGCAGGTTCGACCAGAGTCAGGCCGTTGTCGCCGGTGAACGCTTCGGGTCGCAAATCTTCCGGTCCGGGTGTTTTGCGGGCACAGAGTAGAATCTTATTCATTTTGTCGGGCATATTGCCCAGGCCGGTCTCAGTGACCGCCATACGACCCAGCCGCTCGGCGTTGGCTATGGCATGTTTGCGAATGTTCGCAACGATACGATAGCGCACCTCCATCGACACATCAAGGTACCGCCGTTGAGCCATCCGGGCCGCTTCGACAGCGTCATCAAGACTCGAAAAACAGCACGTCCCTTCCCCCGCCATGGGCACCGCAGGAGTGGTTGTATCTGAAATCGAGGGGGTAGGTTCTGAAAACACGGCCGATTGGGTCGTACTATTACCGTTGTTGATTTCAGCCAGAACCAGCCGAACGATTTCATCCACCGAGGGGTTTTGTTTTGTATCAGTCATGTCAAAAACAAAGGGAGCCGGTTAAGGCTCCCTTCGCGTCATTTACGACAGATTATTCGTTTGGTATCCCGGTCGGGAAAATGTCATGTACATTCGAATGCGGACGCGGGATCACATGGACCGATACCAACTCGCCCACCTTCTGCGCAGCAGCAGCACCGGCGTCGGTGGCTGCCTTGCAGGCTGCCACATCACCGCGAACCATAACTGTTACCATGCCGCCGCCGATTTTTTCATATGCCACCAGAGTCACCTTGGCCGCTTTGACCATCGCATCCGCTGCTTCAATCAATGCCAC
The sequence above is a segment of the Candidatus Zixiibacteriota bacterium genome. Coding sequences within it:
- the eutM gene encoding ethanolamine utilization microcompartment protein EutM is translated as MEALGLIETKGLVALIEAADAMVKAAKVTLVAYEKIGGGMVTVMVRGDVAACKAATDAGAAAAQKVGELVSVHVIPRPHSNVHDIFPTGIPNE